In Salmo salar chromosome ssa03, Ssal_v3.1, whole genome shotgun sequence, a single genomic region encodes these proteins:
- the vwa5b2 gene encoding von Willebrand factor A domain-containing protein 5B1 has product MVGLRNRSTWAPLLLKASCIKSCANGCSLGITAHLTYANTDTEPVEGVFVYPLGEKEVVVGFEAVIAGRMVGVQIQSRGKLEDCCLDCCPGSGLDGQCGNGREWGCCGGSSLDMQCTNGHLILDEDLERTTFIVGTGVIGSMDKVSVIISTTVELPTLKSGAIRLVYPTVLTPIATGRVTASKSENGAKSDETGPTSCFGATSGKQERVLGSEQQCAHAIFTSPATNLAPYELNFQLLVRGACLLAGLESPTHALRADADPSAQSASATYITLAQEHPYDRHIEIILHLSEPHSPLVILERGRLTFSQYEQQICSRRDFIRCARKELEPEKKLEFVRKRYHKDILSSPVLMLNFCPDLLSEPPELHRATRELLFLIDRSGSMSGINIHRIKEPMVVALKSLPPGTMLNIIGFGTTIKALFTSSKLCTDVTLAQSCEYIQKMRADMRETNLLGALSWVYQQPVQRSCPRQVFIITDGSVSSVGKVLELVRRNTCAARCFGLGLGPRACRRLLQGVANVTGGTTEFLGDEERLQPKLIKSLKKAFEPVLTDVRIDWYLPDNMEALLSPNEIPPLYPGNRLIGYCTLYDVSSFRGKKTEGRGRGYKGLSRGSMGSVFGLSNDELSPPSVSELLPLVTSSEGADLEEALREISREISSEFSCAKDTNTGTSTGGEVEWSSDVRRRIQESSYIQEQYVLTRCSLSSERGLPYTHTPSTSDSMGGPYPPDLLPIPYLDTGSLPQGLEKMAPPEQRSTLSRWGESPWQQPPSSENTDSVSKKAGRLCGGEESRRRQRALARSAMSARSFSSPQGELDMHRLRRALERVSFDQAVGGRLEESDGENQSTPRGGLSRRSLTDSNGLLFPVSPLDWDSFTDPEYLFTAAPPDDPPTPPAQCRSLIHGLLGSRPVSWEVTVDLTQLWASEDQGTGGTSGGGGEGGGRGDLWEEIIHQLTARSAIRDFEKMAEKESDIEHGPAKRYRMKAIQTSKSCNIICTYTAFTATDANTSKGPSDTVEVRNTGLRLGNRRSSQSGSRRQRAYSVGLGRRPSSRDSEEFEDTCNSTDRDDTPASPCSLKSWDSSAGGNPYPASPSAVSGTSSTRSQRSVESKSVESFFGSRFPLGRLRSSNSSGKQAPLKGHCLSAEAEKHTDTETPDYLPLVRLQLASGAFLLTEVYSDCIQIPLDRLKRASPYSLHRSSLSPPFRCTSPNAPTIPSSTTTAKLPTGTPLHHTTTSTKPPSLPHHHSSTGTKPLGGPHTPDDPPLILDPRLRRRRSDRCQEPLTTLPDPPSSKEGSPDMTGGPIPQTTQTQADSGRGSETDVCEGSLLDPAAPDPQGSDQLALGDLEGSSWATAVALAWLEHRCAGFFMEWELVAAKADFWLRGQELPEGVDLAGLKGAARQLFLLLRHWDENIQLNMLCYNPNNM; this is encoded by the exons ATGGTTGGCCTGAGAAACCGGTCCACGTGGGCCCCGCTGCTCCTCAAGGCCTCCTGCATCAAGTCCTGTGCCAACGGCTGCTCCCTGGGCATCACCGCACATCTCACCTACGCCAACACAGACACCGAACCTGTGGAGG GTGTGTTTGTGTACCCGCTGGGGGAGAAGGAGGTGGTGGTGGGCTTTGAGGCGGTCATCGCCGGCCGCATGGTGGGAGTTCAGATCCAGAGTCGGGGGAAGCTGGAGGATTGCTGTCTGGACTGTTGCCCAGGATCGGGGCTCGACGGCCAATGTGGCAACGGACGGGAGTGGGGCTGCTGCGGGGGATCCAGCCTGGACATGCAGTGTACCAATG GCCATCTCATCCTAGATGAAGACTTGGAGCGAACCACCTTCATTGTAGGCACAGGGGTCATTGGCTCGATGGACAAAGTATCTGTCATCATAAGTACGACCGTGGAACTCCCCACCTTGAAGAGTGGCGCGATCCGCCTGGTCTACCCCACAGTACTCACTCCCATCGCCACAGGGCGGGTGACTGCAAGCAAAAGCGAAAATGGGGCGAAATCAGATGAAACAGG acccACCAGTTGTTTTGGAGCCACCTCAGGGAAACAGGAGAGGGTTTTGGGTTCGGAGCAACAGTGTGCCCATGCCATCTTCACCAGCCCTGCCACCAACCTGGCACCCTATGAGCTCAACTTCCAGCTGCTGGTCCGAGGGGCATGCCTGCTGGCTG GTCTGGAAAGCCCTACCCATGCCCTGAGGGCAGATGCAGACCCCAGCGCCCAGAGTGCTTCCGCCACCTACATCACCCTGGCACAGGAACACCCCTATGACAGACACATAGAGATCATTCTGCACCTCAGCg AGCCTCACAGCCCATTGGTTATCCTGGAGAGGGGTCGGCTCACCTTCAGCCAATACGAGCAGCAGATTTGTTCCCGCCGCGACTTCATTCGCTGTGCTCGCAAAGAGCTGGAACCAGAGAAGAAG TTGGAGTTTGTGAGAAAGCGGTACCACAAGGACATCCTGAGCAGCCCAGTCCTGATGCTCAACTTCTGTCCTGACCTGCTGTCTGAGCCTCCAGAGCTACACCGTGCCACCAGGGAACTGCTCTTTCTCATAGACCGCAGCGGCAGCATGAGCGGCATCAACATCCACCGCATCAAG GAACCAATGGTGGTAGCTCTGAAGAGTCTTCCTCCAGGCACCATGCTCAACATCATAGGCTTCGGCACCACCATCAAAGCCCTGTTCACTAGCAGCAAGCTCTGCACAGAT gtgaCCTTGGCACAGTCCTGTGAGTACATCCAGAAGATGAGGGCTGACATGCGGGAAACCAACCTGCTGGGGGCGCTGTCCTGGGTGTATCAGCAGCCTGTGCAGCGCTCCTGCCCCCGCCAGGTGTTCATCATCACAGACGGCAGCGTCAGCAGTGTGGGCAAGGTGCTGGAGCTGGTCCGCAGGAACACTTGTGCTGCCAG GTGCTTTGGTCTTGGCCTGGGCCCCAGAGCCTGCAGGAGGCTCCTACAGGGCGTTGCCAATGTGACAGGTGGAACCACAGAGTTCTTGGGTGATGAAGAGAGGCTGCAGCCCAAG CTGATAAAGTCCCTGAAGAAGGCCTTTGAGCCAGTCCTCACAGATGTACGTATAGACTGGTACCTGCCTGATAACATGGAGGCTCTCCTGTCACCCAATGAGATCCCTCCGCTTTACCCGGGGAATCGTCTGATTGGCTACTGTACCCTGTACGATGTGTCTAGCTTCAGAGGCAAGAAGACTGAG GGGCGTGGTCGGGGCTATAAAGGCTTGTCTCGGGGCTCGATGGGCTCTGTGTTCGGCTTATCCAACGATGAGCTGTCCCCTCCCTCCGTGTCTGAGCTCCTCCCTCTGGTTACATCATCAGAAGGCGCAGACCTAGAGGAGGCGCTGAGGGAAATCTCCCGGGAAATCTCCTCAGAGTTCTCCTGTGCCAAAGACACCAACACTGGGACTAGTACAG GTGGAGAGGTGGAATGGTCCAGTGATGTTCGTCGTAGGATCCAGGAGAGTTCTTACATCCAGGAGCAGTATGTTCTGACCCGCTGCTCCCTGAGCAGTGAGAGGGGGCTGCCCTACACCCACACCCCCTCCACCTCCGACTCTATGGGAGGCCCTTACCCCCCTGATCTGCTCCCCATCCCGTACCTGGACACGGGCTCTCTGCCGCAGGGCCTCGAGAAGATGGCTCCACCCGAACAGAGAAGCACCCTGTCCCGCTGGGGCGAGTCGCCATGGCAACAGCCCCCTTCCTCCGAGAATACGGATTCCGTGTCAAAAAAG GCAGGGCGTCTGTGTGGAGGGGAAGAATCTCGAAGGAGACAGAGGGCATTGGCCCGCTCAGCCATGTCTGCAAGGAGTTTCTCCTCCCCACAGGGTGAGCTGGACATGCACCGCCTGCGGAGGGCACTAGAGAGAGTCTCCTTTGATCAGGCGGTGGGGGGGAGGCTTGAGGAAAGCGATGGGGAGAACCAGTCTACACCCAGAGGAGGGCTGTCCCGCAGGAGCCTCACTGACTCCA aCGGCCTGctgttccctgtctctcctctggacTGGGACAGCTTCACCGACCCGGAGTACCTGTTTACCGCCGCCCCCCCGGACGACCCCCCCACGCCCCCTGCCCAGTGCCGCTCCCTCATCCACGGGCTCCTAGGAAGCAGGCCTGTTTCCTGGGAGGTCACCGTGGACCTGACACAACTCTGGGCCTCTGAGGACCAGGGGACAGGAGGGACAtccgggggaggaggagaagggggaggaaggggagacctCTGGGAGGAAATTATCCACCAGCTGACCGCTCGCTCTGCAATCAGGGACTTTGAAAAGATGGCGGAGAAGGAGAGTGACATTGAGCACG GGCCTGCTAAGCGGTACCGTATGAAAGCCATCCAGACCAGTAAGAGCTGTAACATCATCTGTACGTACACAGCCTTTACTGCCACTGACGCCAACACCAGCAAGGGTCCATCAGACACTGTGGAAGTGAGAAACACCG GGTTGCGTTTGGGGAACAGGCGGAGCTCCCAGTCAGGCAGTCGTAGACAGAGGGCCTACTCTGTGGGACTGGGCCGACGCCCCTCCAGCAGAGACAGTGAGGAATTTGAGGACACCTGCAACTCCACAG ACAGGGATGATACTCCTGCCTCCCCATGCAGCCTGAAGTCTTGGGACAGCA GTGCAGGGGGAAATCCCTACCCTGCCAGTCCCTCAGCCGTGTCCGGCACCTCCTCCACCCGCTCCCAACGCTCAGTGGAGAGCAAGTCTGTGGAGAGCTTCTTTGGCTCCAGATTCCCTCTGGGCAGACTAAGGTCATCTAACTCCTCTGGGAAGCAGGCCCCTCTGAAGggccactgtctgtctgctgaggcagagaaacacacagacactgagacccCAGACTACCTACCTCTG GTGCGTCTCCAGTTGGCCTCTGGggccttcctcctgacagaggtcTACTCTGACTGCATCCAGATCCCCCTGGACCGTCTGAAGAGGGCATCCCCCTACAGCCTCCACCGCAGCAGCCTCAGTCCCCCCTTCCGCTGCACCTCCCCCAACGCCCCAACAATCCCCTCCTCCACCACTACTGCCAAGCTCCCAACTGGTACCCccctccaccacaccaccacctctaccaagcCTCCTAGTCTCCCCCATCACCACAGCTCTACTGGTACCAAGCCCTTGGGTGGCCCCCACACCCCAGATGACCCTCCCCTGATCCTGGACCCCCGACTCCGCAGGAGACGCTCCGACCGGTGCCAAGAGCCCCTGACGACCCTCCCCGACCCCCCTAGCTCCAAGGAAGGCTCCCCTGACATGACAGGTGGCCCTATcccccagaccacccagacccAGGCAGACAGTGGGCGCGGCTCAGAGACTGACGTCTGTGAGGGTTCTCTGCTGGATCCAGCAGCTCCAGACCCCCAGGGGAGCGATCAGCTAGCTCTGGGGGACCTGGAGGGCTCGAGCTGGGCCACGGCCGTGGCTCTGGCCTGGCTGGAGCACCGCTGTGCAGGGTTTTTCATGGAGTGGGAGCTGGTGGCAGCCAAGGCGGATTTCTGGCTGCGGGGCCAGGAGCTGCCGGAGGGGGTGGACCTGGCCGGGTTGAAGGGGGCTGCCAGGCAACTGTTTCTGCTGCTCCGCCACTGGGACGAGAACATCcagctcaacatgctctgctacAATCCCAACAACATGTGA